GCCCTCACGATTGCCGCGATCCTCATCCAGATCGTCATGGTGGTGGGGCGTCTCGAGACCCTGCGCGAACTGCGCGTGATCGTCACGTTCCACATCGTCGGGACCGTGATGGAACTCTTCAAGACCGACGTCGGCTCGTGGATGTACGCGGCCGACGGCGTGCTGCGCCTCGGCGGGGTTCCGCTGTACAGCGGCTTCATGTACGCGGCGGTCGGCAGCTACATGGTGCGCGTGTACCGCCTGTTCGACCTCCGGTTCACGCGCTATCCCCGTCAGTGGCTCACGGCGGTCGTCGCCGTCCTGATCTACGCCAACTTCTTCACGCACCACTGGATCATCGACCTCCGCTGGGTCCTGATCGCCGCCGTCGTCGTGCTCTGGGGCCGCACGATGATGCACTTCCGCTTCTTCCGCGGACGATTCCGGATGCCGATCCTCCTGGCCTTCGCGGGGGTGGCGGTGTTCATCTGGCTCGCGGAGAACATCGCGACCTACGCCGGCGCGTGGCTGTATCCCTCGCAGGTCGGGGCATGGCATCCGGTCGACGTGTCGAAGCTCTCGTCGTGGTTCCTGCTCATGATCGTGTCGGTCGTGCTCGTGACGTGGGTGTATCCGCCGCGGGAGCCGGATCCTCCGGCACAAGACGAGGGCCGAGCGCTTGTGGGCTGAGCACAACGGAATCGCCGATCCGTCGTGGGATCGTTACGCTCGCCCCTCGTGAACGTCCTCTGGCGGACCCTGCTGGTCCTCTTCCGCGCACGCCGTCGCCTCCGCCGCGAGGGGCCCATCGATCCGAACACGGTGACCCGCGTCCGCATCCGCGTGCTGCCCACCGACATCGATCTGCTGCGCCATCTCAACAACGGCCGGTACCTGTCGCTGTTCGACCTCGGCCGGTGGGATCTCCTCACGCGCGCCGGCCTGATGGCGGCCATGACGAAGCAGGGGTGGTACGCCGTGGTGGCGGCCGAGACCATCACGTTCCGCCGCTCGCTCGAGCTGTGGCAGCGCTTCGACCTCGAGACGCGCATGATCGGGCACGACGACCGCGCGGTGTACCTCGAGCACCGCGCGCTGGTCGCGGGCGAGATCTACGCCCGCGCGATCATCCGCGCGCGCATCCTCCGCCGCACCGGCGGGACCGTTCCGCACGACGAGCTGTTCGCCGCGGTCGGGCGCCCCGACGGGCTGCCCGACATCGAGCAGTGGGTGCACGACTGGGCCGACGGTTCGGCGCTGCCGTCGACGAAGCGACCGGCTCCCAGCGTCTGGGAGTGAGCGCCCGCGGCGGGGCGTCTTACGCGAGCCCGAAGCGCGCGTCGAGCCACGCCACCTGGCGCAGCCAGTGCCGGTACCCGCCGCCCTCGTGGCCGTTGTAGGTGTACTCCTCGAGCGCCGCGTCGGTCGAGGAGAGCGCGTGGAACGCGGCGAACACGCCGGAGGGCAGCACGACGTCGTCCATCAGACCGACGGAGAACAGCGCGGGGGCGTGGATGCGCCGCGCGAGGATCGCCCCGTCGACGTACGACAGGGTCCGCAGCGCGTCCTCCGCCGCATCGCGGTGCACCGCGAGGAAGCGCGTGATCTCGGTGAACGGTGCCGACGGCGTGCGCACGATCGCGTTCGGGAAGTCGCACAGGAACGGCACGTCGGGCATGACCGCGGCCACCGCGTCGCCCGACAGGGCTGCGGCGGCGATCGCGAGCCCGCCTCCCTGGCTGCCGCCGGTGACCGCGACGCGCGTCGGGTCGACCCCGGGGAGGGTGCGGACCACGTCGACGAGGCGGGCGGCATCCGTGTACAGGCGGCGGTAGTAGTACTCGCGGGGATCCAGGATGCCGCGGGTCATCACGCCCGGGAAGGCGGCGGCGGAGCCGTGCGGGTCGGGGGTCTCGCCCACGCTCCACGTCGATCCCTGGCCGCGCGTGTCCATGATGACGTGGACGTAGCCCGCGGACGCCCACTGGTGCTTCTCGCCGGCGAGACCGCGGCCGCCGCCGTAGCCGATGAACTCCACGACGGCGGGGAGCACCTCGTCGCCGTGCGGTCGCACGACCCAGCCGCGGATGGCGTCGCCGCCGAAACCCGTGAAGGTGAGGTCCTGCACCGACAGTGCCCGCAGCGGGCCGTCCACCGGGGTGAGGACGGCGGGGCGGGCGGCATCCCGGGCTTCGGCGAGCGTCTCGTCCCAGAAGGCGTCGAGGTCGTCGGGAGCGGTGAGCGCCGGGCGGTACTCGCGCAGCAGCTCGAGGGGCATGTCGGTGAAGGTCTGTGCCATGCGGGAACTCCAACGGTGAGGGGGCTGCACCGACAGTAGCGAATGCGGGGGGATCCGCGGGCGGGCCGGCCCCGCGCCCGGCCCCGACCCACGGCGCCCCGATCCCCGGGTTGCCCGGCACGCCGCCGGGATGCCACGCGCGCGATCCCTAGGCTGGCCGACATGAGCAACGAAGACCCGCGGGGCACCGGTTTCACGCTCTCCTCCGCCGTTCCCGTGCGCGCGGCCGCGCGGGCGGCCTCGTTCGTCACGGTCCCGCGCGAGCCGCGTCGCGGGGAGCTCCCGGCCGACCCCGCGGCCGCTGCATTCCTCGCCGCCGCGGCGGACGGCGTTCTCCGCCCCGAGGGCACGGCGGCCCCCGCCGCGGCGCTTCACCGTCTCGTCGCCGATCTTCCCGCGAGCCTTCCCTGGGCGGCGCGCGGTGCCCTGCAGCTCGGTGGCGCGGTCGCGCCGGTGCTGCCCACCCCGGCGGTCCCCCTCGCGCGGCGGGCGCTGCGCGAGCTCATCGCGGGCCTCACGGTCGACGCGCGCCCCGAGCGACTCGGTGCCGCGCTCGCGGCGCGGGCCGAGGGCGGCGGCACGCCCGACGTGCGGCTGGTCGGCCCGGCGGTGCTCGGCGAGTCCGCGGCGCGGCGGCGGGTCGACGGCATCCGGACCCTGGTGGCTCGTGACGACGTCGATCGGGTGACGCTGTCGGTCGCCGACGTCGTCGCGCGTTCCTCCGCTTGGGCCTTCGACGCCGACGTCGACCACGTCGCCGAACGACTGCTGCCGCTCTTCCTCGCCGCGGCCGAGAGCGGCACGCACCTCACGCTCGCCGCCGAGGGGCGTGACGACCTCGACCTCACCGTGGCCGCGCTCACCCGTGTGCTCGAGGAACCTCGCCTGAACGGACTCGCCGCGGGCATCGCCCTGCCGATCGCCGTCGTCGAGAGCCTCGATGCCGTGCGCGAGTTGGCCGCGTGGGGGCGCCTGCGCGCCGGCGCCGGGGGCGCGCGCCTGACGGTGCGCCTCGACGACGCACCGCCGCAGACGCCGGAGGCTCTGACCGCCGCGCGGCACGGATGGAACGCCCCGACGCTCACCCGGCGGGACGACATCGACGCTCAGTCCGTGCGGGCCCTGCGCGAAGCGCTCAGCGCGCGCGGGCGCGAGGGGCTCGCGGTGGAGTTCGCCACGGGCGACCCCGAGCGCGGCGCCCTCGCGCTGGCCGTCGCCGCCGACACCGACGCGACCCTGACCCTGGTGCTCGCGGCTGGCACGTCGTGGATACCGGACGAGCCGTTCGTCACGACGGTCGCGGCCGTCCACCCCGACGACCTGGATCTCGTCGCCGGTCGGCTCACGTCGGCCTACGCGGGCATCGTCGCCGCCGCCCCGGACCTGCCGGTCGCGGGCCCCGTCGTCGATGCCCCCGACGGTGCGGCCGGTGAGGACACCGTGCCGCTCGACGACCTCTTCGCCCCCGAGACGGCCGCCGTCGCGGCGCGAGCGCACCGCGCGGCCGTCGCGGCCGAGGGTCCCGCGCCGTCCGCTCGCGTCCCGCAACGCGGGCTGACGCCCGACCCCGCGATCCTTCGCGAACCCGCCGACGGCGACGCCGCCGAGCCCGGACTCACGCAGGCGGTGCTGGGCATCGCGCGG
This portion of the Microbacterium testaceum StLB037 genome encodes:
- a CDS encoding acetylxylan esterase, which translates into the protein MAQTFTDMPLELLREYRPALTAPDDLDAFWDETLAEARDAARPAVLTPVDGPLRALSVQDLTFTGFGGDAIRGWVVRPHGDEVLPAVVEFIGYGGGRGLAGEKHQWASAGYVHVIMDTRGQGSTWSVGETPDPHGSAAAFPGVMTRGILDPREYYYRRLYTDAARLVDVVRTLPGVDPTRVAVTGGSQGGGLAIAAAALSGDAVAAVMPDVPFLCDFPNAIVRTPSAPFTEITRFLAVHRDAAEDALRTLSYVDGAILARRIHAPALFSVGLMDDVVLPSGVFAAFHALSSTDAALEEYTYNGHEGGGYRHWLRQVAWLDARFGLA
- a CDS encoding DUF817 domain-containing protein — protein: MIAVSERPRLTSVEARLDALANRLLAAAPASGARARLVEFAVFVLKQAWACVFGAAFLAVVLAAKLWYPADAPLARNDALTIAAILIQIVMVVGRLETLRELRVIVTFHIVGTVMELFKTDVGSWMYAADGVLRLGGVPLYSGFMYAAVGSYMVRVYRLFDLRFTRYPRQWLTAVVAVLIYANFFTHHWIIDLRWVLIAAVVVLWGRTMMHFRFFRGRFRMPILLAFAGVAVFIWLAENIATYAGAWLYPSQVGAWHPVDVSKLSSWFLLMIVSVVLVTWVYPPREPDPPAQDEGRALVG
- a CDS encoding acyl-CoA thioesterase — translated: MNVLWRTLLVLFRARRRLRREGPIDPNTVTRVRIRVLPTDIDLLRHLNNGRYLSLFDLGRWDLLTRAGLMAAMTKQGWYAVVAAETITFRRSLELWQRFDLETRMIGHDDRAVYLEHRALVAGEIYARAIIRARILRRTGGTVPHDELFAAVGRPDGLPDIEQWVHDWADGSALPSTKRPAPSVWE